A genomic region of Pseudoxanthomonas suwonensis contains the following coding sequences:
- a CDS encoding arsenate reductase ArsC gives MTPPKKRVLFVCIENANRSQMAQAFARIHGGAAVDALSAGSRPSGKINPKAVRFMAELGYDLGTHASRSLDEVDGEFDAVVTMGCGDACPWVPARLREDWALPDPRDMDDDGYRAVRDEIGTRVRQLLARL, from the coding sequence ATGACCCCGCCGAAGAAACGCGTGCTGTTCGTCTGCATCGAGAACGCCAACCGCAGCCAGATGGCGCAGGCCTTCGCCCGCATCCACGGCGGCGCGGCGGTCGATGCGCTCAGCGCCGGCTCGCGGCCATCGGGGAAGATCAATCCGAAGGCGGTGCGCTTCATGGCCGAACTCGGCTACGACCTGGGCACGCACGCCTCCAGATCGCTGGACGAGGTCGACGGCGAGTTCGACGCGGTGGTGACCATGGGCTGCGGCGACGCCTGCCCCTGGGTGCCGGCGCGCCTGCGCGAGGACTGGGCGCTGCCCGATCCGCGCGACATGGACGACGACGGCTACCGCGCGGTGCGCGACGAGATCGGCACGCGCGTGCGCCAGTTGCTGGCGCGGCTGTGA
- a CDS encoding ArsI/CadI family heavy metal resistance metalloenzyme produces MNRFHVHLNVADLEASIRFYTALFGAGPKVLKDDYAKWLLDDPRVNFAVSRTGRAPGVDHLGLEADDAAGLAEFGARLDTAGGRVLPEADAHCCYARSDKFWTEDPQGTRWETFHTHGEAATYHGGPAACAGGTAACAPTRQPAAQPVGVNACCAGSDCC; encoded by the coding sequence ATGAACCGCTTCCACGTCCACCTCAACGTCGCCGACCTGGAGGCCAGCATCCGCTTCTACACCGCGCTGTTCGGCGCCGGACCGAAAGTGCTGAAAGACGATTACGCCAAGTGGCTGCTCGACGACCCGCGCGTGAACTTCGCCGTCTCCCGCACCGGGCGTGCGCCGGGTGTCGACCATCTCGGCCTGGAGGCCGACGACGCGGCCGGGCTCGCCGAGTTCGGCGCGCGGCTCGATACCGCTGGCGGCCGGGTGCTTCCCGAAGCAGATGCACACTGCTGCTACGCCCGCTCGGACAAGTTCTGGACCGAGGACCCGCAGGGCACGCGCTGGGAGACCTTCCACACCCATGGCGAGGCCGCCACCTACCACGGCGGCCCGGCCGCCTGCGCCGGGGGGACAGCCGCCTGCGCACCCACGCGCCAACCAGCCGCGCAACCGGTCGGCGTCAACGCCTGCTGCGCAGGCTCGGACTGCTGCTGA
- a CDS encoding ArsR/SmtB family transcription factor, translating to METNTALRALGALSHESRLSAFRLLVQAGPDGMSVGELRERLDLPPATLSAHLNVLRAAALVHDQREGRVIRVRANYLQMNALLAYLTENCCGGAIACAPATACTPRRKGTRR from the coding sequence ATGGAAACAAATACCGCCCTTCGCGCCTTGGGTGCGCTCAGCCACGAATCGCGCCTGTCGGCGTTCCGCCTGCTGGTCCAGGCCGGTCCCGATGGCATGTCCGTCGGTGAGCTGCGCGAACGGCTGGACCTGCCGCCGGCCACGCTGAGCGCGCACCTCAACGTGCTGCGCGCCGCGGCGCTGGTGCACGACCAGCGCGAGGGCCGGGTGATCCGCGTGCGCGCCAACTACCTGCAGATGAACGCCCTGCTCGCCTACCTCACCGAGAACTGCTGCGGCGGCGCCATCGCTTGTGCGCCCGCCACGGCCTGCACCCCACGAAGGAAGGGAACCCGCCGATGA
- a CDS encoding YciI family protein, whose protein sequence is MNLTSICLLSVLLAMPAAAAEPAPVPAFDAELARRTGADERGMRPYVLVILKTGPQRMPDGEARQAMFAGHFANMERLSNEGKLVLAGPFVQDPDGWRGLFVFALDDVEQARALTETDPVIVNGEMVAEYHRWYGSAANMLLSDLHKRLVPPPAP, encoded by the coding sequence ATGAACCTGACATCCATCTGCCTGCTGTCTGTCCTGCTCGCGATGCCGGCGGCGGCTGCCGAGCCCGCGCCCGTGCCGGCGTTCGACGCCGAACTGGCCAGGCGCACCGGCGCCGACGAGCGCGGCATGCGGCCGTACGTGCTGGTGATCCTGAAGACCGGGCCGCAGCGCATGCCCGACGGTGAGGCGCGCCAGGCGATGTTCGCCGGCCATTTCGCCAACATGGAGCGCCTGTCCAACGAGGGCAAGCTGGTGCTGGCCGGCCCCTTCGTCCAGGACCCCGACGGGTGGCGCGGGCTGTTCGTGTTCGCGCTCGACGACGTGGAGCAGGCCAGGGCGCTGACGGAGACCGACCCGGTCATCGTCAATGGCGAGATGGTCGCCGAGTACCACCGCTGGTACGGCAGCGCGGCGAACATGCTGCTGTCGGACCTGCACAAACGGCTGGTGCCGCCGCCCGCGCCCTGA
- a CDS encoding YaiI/YqxD family protein yields the protein MNSPAPGTSQIWVDADACPAVIKDILFRAAERARVPVTLVANQWLRTPPSRYVRALQVQGGYDVADDAIAERAGPGDLVVTQDIPLAARVLERGAEAVNPRGERFTADNIAQRLSMRNFMEELRGAGVQTGGPAAFHARDRQAFANALDGWLAKRG from the coding sequence GTGAACAGCCCGGCGCCCGGCACCTCGCAGATCTGGGTCGACGCCGATGCCTGCCCGGCGGTCATCAAGGACATCCTGTTCCGCGCTGCCGAGCGCGCGCGCGTACCGGTCACCCTGGTCGCCAACCAGTGGCTGCGCACGCCGCCTTCGCGCTATGTCCGCGCCCTGCAGGTACAGGGCGGCTACGACGTGGCCGACGACGCGATCGCCGAGCGGGCCGGTCCGGGTGACCTGGTGGTGACCCAGGACATCCCGCTGGCCGCGCGGGTCCTCGAGCGTGGCGCCGAGGCGGTCAACCCGCGCGGCGAGCGCTTCACCGCCGACAACATCGCCCAGCGGCTGTCGATGCGGAACTTCATGGAAGAACTGCGCGGCGCCGGCGTGCAGACCGGCGGCCCGGCAGCGTTCCATGCCCGCGACCGGCAGGCCTTCGCCAACGCCCTGGACGGCTGGCTGGCGAAACGCGGCTGA
- a CDS encoding TIR domain-containing protein, giving the protein MADIFVSYSRQDRTRVAPLVAALEAQGWSVWWDPEITPGEEFDSLIARELDAARSLIVVWTPQSVDSRWVRGEARDAADRGVLVPVRFDHAKLPIDFRALHATDLDGWNGDRRHAAFLSLCKALEAKLGAGTHAAAEGGKSDRIGICVMPFLNMSNVADTEYFSDGIADEILNLLAKLPKLKVASRTSSFNYKGRQVSIPTVARELGVGVVLEGTVRRVGDRVRITAQLIEAESDSYLWSETYDRDMKDVFAIQDDIAQSIVKALQVTLTPGERRALQVVATTDPVAYDFYLRGRRYMYSMAKRDYEHAIRMFEQAIQIDNLYALAYAGMADAYSQIYRYADASAENVAQAKRASEQALVLDPQSAEAHASRGLALLIDGDYAAAQQEFELAATLNPNLFEAYLYYGLALSSQGEHERAAERYQRAMAINPADFQTPMFLAQAYASLGRRQDEMRVRLAALSTLGQHIRLNPHDTRALYMSALNLLHVGERKQAAELAEQALRQDQDEPLVLYNVACFNVIRGDHERAMDLLERAVEMGFGDRAWIETDSDLDPLHSHPRFAALLARIDAMAAATRGTEAHG; this is encoded by the coding sequence TTGGCCGACATCTTCGTTTCCTATTCCCGGCAGGACCGGACCCGGGTGGCGCCATTGGTGGCGGCGCTGGAAGCCCAGGGCTGGTCGGTGTGGTGGGATCCGGAAATCACCCCCGGCGAGGAGTTCGATTCGCTGATCGCGCGCGAACTGGACGCTGCGCGTTCGCTGATCGTGGTGTGGACGCCGCAGTCGGTGGATTCGCGCTGGGTGCGCGGCGAGGCGCGCGATGCGGCCGACCGCGGCGTGCTGGTGCCGGTGCGCTTCGACCACGCCAAGCTGCCGATCGACTTCCGCGCGCTGCACGCGACCGACCTGGACGGCTGGAACGGCGATCGCAGGCATGCCGCGTTCCTGAGCCTGTGCAAGGCGCTGGAGGCCAAGCTGGGCGCGGGCACGCATGCCGCTGCCGAAGGGGGCAAGAGTGACCGCATCGGCATCTGCGTGATGCCGTTCTTGAACATGAGCAACGTCGCCGACACCGAATATTTCTCCGACGGGATCGCCGACGAGATCCTCAACCTGCTGGCCAAGCTGCCGAAGCTGAAGGTGGCCTCGCGCACGTCTTCCTTCAACTACAAGGGCCGCCAGGTCAGCATCCCGACGGTCGCGCGCGAACTGGGCGTGGGCGTGGTGCTGGAGGGCACGGTGCGCCGGGTGGGCGACCGCGTGCGCATCACCGCGCAGCTGATCGAAGCCGAATCCGATTCCTACCTGTGGTCGGAAACCTACGACCGCGACATGAAGGACGTGTTCGCCATCCAGGACGACATCGCGCAGAGCATCGTCAAGGCGCTGCAGGTGACCCTGACGCCGGGCGAGCGGCGTGCGCTGCAGGTTGTCGCCACCACCGATCCGGTGGCCTACGACTTCTACCTGCGCGGCCGCCGCTACATGTACTCGATGGCCAAGCGCGACTACGAGCACGCGATCCGCATGTTCGAGCAGGCGATCCAGATCGACAACCTGTACGCGCTCGCCTACGCCGGAATGGCCGATGCGTACTCGCAGATCTACCGTTACGCCGACGCCAGCGCCGAGAACGTGGCCCAGGCCAAGCGCGCCAGCGAGCAGGCGCTGGTGCTCGACCCGCAGTCGGCCGAGGCGCACGCGTCGCGGGGCCTGGCCCTGCTGATCGACGGGGACTACGCGGCCGCCCAGCAGGAGTTCGAACTGGCCGCCACGCTCAACCCGAACCTGTTCGAGGCCTATCTCTACTACGGCCTGGCGCTGTCCTCCCAGGGCGAGCACGAGCGCGCCGCCGAGCGCTACCAGCGCGCGATGGCGATCAACCCGGCCGACTTCCAGACGCCGATGTTCCTGGCCCAGGCCTATGCATCGCTCGGCCGCCGGCAGGACGAGATGCGCGTGCGCCTGGCCGCGCTGTCGACGCTGGGCCAGCACATCCGGCTCAATCCGCATGACACCCGCGCGCTGTACATGAGCGCCCTGAACCTGCTCCACGTCGGCGAGCGGAAACAGGCCGCGGAACTCGCCGAGCAGGCGCTGCGCCAGGACCAGGACGAGCCGCTGGTGCTCTACAACGTGGCCTGCTTCAACGTCATCCGGGGCGACCACGAGCGTGCCATGGACCTGCTCGAACGGGCGGTCGAGATGGGCTTCGGCGACCGCGCCTGGATCGAGACCGACAGCGACCTGGACCCGCTGCACAGCCATCCCCGTTTCGCGGCGCTGCTGGCAAGGATCGATGCGATGGCGGCCGCCACGCGGGGAACGGAAGCCCATGGCTGA
- a CDS encoding TIR domain-containing protein, which yields MADIFVSYSRQDRARVAPLVAALEAQGWSVWWDPEITPGEEFDSLIARELDAARSLVVVWTPLSVESRWVRGEARDAADRGVLVPVRLDNAKLPIDFRALHATDLDGWNEDRGHAAFLSLCKALEAKLGAARAVASVAQKKRPQVSICVLPFANMSGDPEQEYFSDGITEDIITDLGKVSALSVVSRNLAFSFKGATGGMADIGRQAHASHVLVGSVRKAGERVRITAQLIDASRDSQVWGERYDRDLNDIFALQDEISKAIVAALKLTLLPEEKEALAQRATSNAEAYRLYLMARQFWLKDNERNNEIVIRICRHVVELDPNYAQAWATMALAQWNLFWQADLAYEDLEYPANQALALGPHLADSHAARAAVLRSVGNFKEALAAARRAIELEPTSYVANRLAGLSCMGLRLYDEAIEYLGVAADVMESDFTAAGIIVQCYEVKNDQARTRTAALRAMKRIEKIVSEDPGHGRAIGFGVAMLVALGERERAMEWATRARLIDPDNANLLYNLACGMSLLGERGRALDILEGVAERSSLGMLSWIETDSDLDAIRDDPRYRVMIDRARQRLAQKADARPA from the coding sequence ATGGCTGACATCTTCGTCTCCTATTCCCGCCAGGACCGCGCCCGGGTGGCGCCGCTGGTGGCGGCGCTGGAAGCCCAGGGCTGGTCGGTGTGGTGGGATCCGGAGATCACTCCGGGCGAGGAGTTCGATTCGCTGATCGCGCGCGAGCTGGACGCGGCGCGTTCGCTGGTGGTGGTGTGGACGCCGCTGTCGGTGGAGTCGCGCTGGGTGCGCGGCGAGGCGCGCGATGCGGCCGACCGCGGCGTGCTGGTGCCGGTCCGGCTCGACAATGCCAAGCTGCCGATCGATTTCCGCGCCCTGCACGCCACCGATCTGGACGGCTGGAACGAAGACCGGGGACACGCCGCGTTCCTGAGCCTGTGCAAGGCGCTGGAGGCCAAGCTGGGCGCGGCGCGGGCGGTGGCCTCGGTCGCGCAGAAGAAGCGCCCGCAGGTCAGCATCTGCGTGCTGCCGTTCGCCAACATGAGCGGCGACCCGGAGCAGGAGTACTTCTCCGACGGCATCACCGAGGACATCATCACCGACCTGGGCAAGGTTTCGGCGCTGTCGGTGGTGTCGCGCAACCTGGCGTTCTCGTTCAAGGGCGCCACCGGCGGGATGGCCGACATCGGCCGCCAGGCCCATGCCTCGCACGTGCTGGTCGGCAGCGTGCGCAAGGCTGGCGAGCGGGTGCGCATCACCGCCCAGCTGATCGACGCGTCGCGGGATTCCCAGGTCTGGGGCGAACGCTACGACCGCGACCTCAACGACATCTTCGCCCTGCAGGACGAGATCTCCAAGGCGATCGTCGCGGCGCTGAAGCTGACCCTGCTGCCCGAGGAGAAGGAGGCACTGGCGCAGCGCGCCACCAGCAACGCCGAGGCCTACCGGCTGTACCTGATGGCGCGGCAGTTCTGGCTGAAGGACAACGAGCGCAACAACGAGATCGTGATCCGCATCTGCAGGCACGTGGTCGAGCTGGACCCCAACTACGCGCAGGCCTGGGCGACCATGGCGCTGGCCCAGTGGAACCTGTTCTGGCAGGCGGATCTGGCGTATGAAGACCTGGAGTACCCGGCCAACCAGGCGCTGGCGCTGGGCCCGCACCTGGCCGATTCGCACGCTGCGCGGGCGGCGGTGCTGCGCAGCGTGGGCAACTTCAAGGAGGCGCTGGCGGCGGCCAGGCGGGCGATCGAGCTTGAGCCGACCTCGTACGTCGCCAACCGGCTGGCGGGCCTGAGCTGCATGGGACTGCGACTCTACGACGAGGCGATCGAGTACCTGGGGGTGGCGGCCGACGTGATGGAGTCCGATTTCACCGCGGCCGGCATCATCGTCCAGTGCTACGAGGTCAAGAACGACCAGGCCCGCACCCGGACGGCGGCACTGCGGGCGATGAAACGGATCGAGAAGATCGTGTCGGAGGATCCGGGCCATGGCCGCGCGATCGGCTTCGGCGTGGCCATGCTGGTGGCGCTCGGCGAACGCGAGCGGGCGATGGAATGGGCCACCCGGGCCCGCCTGATCGATCCGGACAACGCCAACCTGCTGTACAACCTGGCGTGCGGGATGTCGTTGCTGGGGGAGCGCGGCCGGGCGCTGGACATCCTGGAAGGCGTGGCCGAGCGCTCTTCGCTGGGCATGCTCAGCTGGATCGAGACCGATTCGGACCTGGACGCGATCCGCGACGATCCGCGCTACCGGGTGATGATCGACCGCGCCAGGCAGCGCCTGGCACAGAAGGCCGACGCCCGGCCGGCCTGA
- a CDS encoding M14 family metallopeptidase, protein MATPASPFSVGVPGQPWGEAERTQWRALQRRQRSYAADVLEAVGRLHAHWDAQAYGELDYDPDFYPLVALHSADWDHTRPVALVTGGVHGYETSGVHGALKFAAEHGSAYEGRINLLVVPCVNPWGYEHIQRWNPAAVDPNRSFREHGQALEAIALMRLLAPLQGRFLVHVDLHETTDTDESEFRPALAARDGKPFEPGGIPDGFYLVGDADDPQPEFQQAIIAAVEQVTHIAPADADGKMIGSPVVAHGVINYPVKALGLCASATGARYVTTTEVYPDSPSATPEQCNAAQVAAVRAAIDYALAHP, encoded by the coding sequence ATGGCCACCCCCGCAAGTCCCTTTTCCGTCGGCGTTCCCGGCCAGCCCTGGGGCGAGGCGGAGCGGACCCAATGGCGCGCGCTTCAGCGGCGCCAGCGCAGCTACGCCGCCGACGTGCTCGAGGCGGTCGGCCGCCTGCATGCGCACTGGGACGCGCAGGCCTACGGCGAGCTCGACTACGACCCCGACTTCTACCCGCTGGTCGCGCTGCACAGCGCCGACTGGGACCACACCCGCCCGGTCGCGCTGGTGACCGGCGGCGTGCACGGCTACGAGACCAGCGGCGTGCACGGCGCGCTGAAGTTCGCGGCCGAGCACGGCAGCGCCTACGAGGGACGGATCAACCTGCTGGTGGTGCCTTGCGTCAACCCGTGGGGCTACGAGCACATCCAGCGCTGGAACCCGGCCGCGGTGGACCCGAACCGCTCCTTCCGCGAGCACGGCCAGGCGCTGGAAGCGATCGCGCTGATGCGGCTGCTGGCGCCGCTGCAGGGCCGGTTCCTGGTCCACGTCGACCTGCACGAGACCACCGACACCGACGAGAGCGAGTTCCGCCCGGCGCTGGCCGCGCGCGACGGCAAGCCGTTCGAGCCCGGCGGCATCCCCGACGGCTTCTACCTGGTCGGCGACGCGGACGACCCGCAGCCGGAGTTCCAGCAGGCGATCATCGCCGCGGTGGAACAGGTGACCCACATCGCCCCGGCCGATGCCGACGGCAAGATGATCGGCTCGCCGGTGGTCGCGCACGGGGTGATCAACTACCCGGTCAAGGCGCTGGGCCTGTGCGCGTCGGCGACCGGCGCCAGGTACGTGACCACCACCGAGGTCTATCCCGACAGTCCCAGCGCCACGCCCGAACAGTGCAACGCGGCGCAGGTGGCGGCGGTGCGCGCGGCGATCGACTACGCGCTGGCGCATCCGTAG
- a CDS encoding HDOD domain-containing protein → MSLFPWIVLVLVVVGAVLGWRLRASRATRPSPMPIATPPSAVPASVGPDATREWALPLVELAALPCSSVSADVDADAGLRAAAARALAAFASEPQRLPRRPQLLPQLLGTLNDDEASGRQIAALIARDPALAATLLKLANSPLYRLQQAPVESVDRAVMLVGTEGLRRLVAVALMQPVMRTEGGVFGRLPGLVWEHTQHATVAAVRHAQVAGEDTFAAQLLVLLQGLGAIVVVQTLRDECQRAGGGAPQAATTADLLRQWSPRIGRLLAGQWQLSPRLLEALDDQARPETGAMGGLGRALAAAGAEAAERMRQEPVAG, encoded by the coding sequence ATGTCGTTGTTTCCTTGGATCGTGCTGGTGCTGGTGGTGGTCGGAGCGGTCCTGGGGTGGCGCCTGCGCGCCAGCCGTGCAACGCGGCCATCGCCGATGCCCATCGCCACGCCGCCGTCCGCCGTTCCGGCGTCGGTCGGCCCGGACGCCACACGCGAGTGGGCGCTGCCGCTGGTGGAGCTGGCCGCGCTGCCTTGCTCGTCCGTTTCAGCCGATGTCGACGCTGATGCCGGGCTCCGCGCCGCCGCTGCGCGGGCGCTGGCTGCCTTCGCCTCCGAACCGCAGCGCCTGCCGCGGCGGCCGCAGTTGCTGCCGCAGCTGCTGGGCACGCTCAACGACGACGAGGCATCGGGCCGCCAGATCGCCGCGCTGATCGCGCGCGATCCGGCGCTGGCCGCGACCCTGCTCAAGCTGGCCAACAGTCCGCTGTACCGCCTGCAGCAGGCGCCGGTCGAAAGCGTGGACCGGGCGGTGATGCTGGTCGGCACCGAGGGCCTGCGCCGGCTGGTGGCGGTGGCGCTGATGCAGCCGGTGATGCGCACCGAAGGCGGAGTGTTCGGCCGCCTGCCCGGGCTGGTCTGGGAGCACACCCAGCACGCGACCGTGGCGGCGGTGCGGCACGCGCAGGTGGCGGGCGAGGATACCTTCGCCGCGCAGCTGCTGGTGCTGCTGCAGGGCCTGGGCGCGATCGTGGTGGTGCAGACCCTGCGCGACGAATGCCAGCGCGCCGGCGGCGGTGCGCCGCAGGCCGCGACCACCGCCGACCTGCTGCGGCAGTGGTCGCCGCGCATCGGCCGGCTGCTGGCCGGCCAGTGGCAGCTGTCGCCGCGCCTGCTCGAGGCGCTGGACGACCAGGCCCGGCCCGAGACGGGGGCGATGGGCGGGCTCGGACGCGCGCTGGCGGCCGCCGGGGCGGAAGCGGCGGAGCGGATGCGGCAGGAGCCGGTCGCAGGCTAG
- a CDS encoding BlaI/MecI/CopY family transcriptional regulator, translating to MSRPHDRKPRPPRPTAAELDLLRVIWRQGPSTAREVHQALQAERPELQQATVLRLLQVMHGKGLVVRDESQRSHVYAAAHAQDALQTNLLGELIHKAFAGSGKALVMAALDGHVSEREREEIRRLLQETEPRAPGKGGKRHA from the coding sequence ATGTCGCGTCCACACGACCGCAAGCCGCGTCCGCCCAGGCCCACCGCCGCCGAACTGGACCTGTTGCGGGTGATCTGGCGACAGGGGCCTTCGACCGCGCGCGAGGTCCACCAGGCGCTGCAGGCCGAACGGCCGGAACTGCAGCAGGCCACCGTGCTGCGCCTGCTGCAGGTGATGCACGGCAAGGGCCTGGTGGTGCGCGACGAGAGTCAGCGCTCGCACGTCTATGCCGCCGCGCACGCGCAGGACGCGCTGCAGACCAACCTGCTGGGCGAGCTGATCCACAAGGCGTTCGCCGGCTCCGGCAAGGCGCTGGTGATGGCCGCGCTCGACGGCCACGTCAGCGAGCGCGAGCGCGAGGAGATCCGCCGCCTGCTGCAGGAAACCGAACCCCGGGCACCGGGCAAGGGAGGCAAGCGCCATGCATGA